The DNA region CGCACGACGAACTCGCCGAACGCCGGAATAATCGCGCCCACGCCGCCGGCTTCGTGCCCTTGCGTCAGAATCAGCCGCGTCGCCGAGACGTCCAGAGACAGACGAAAGAGCGTCGCGATCAGCAGAGCCGGAGCGAACGCTGAAAACTGGAGCGGCTCTTCGATCGTCACGCTGAGCAAAAGCACGAGCGCTGAGGCAAAGACGTTGATGCCCAGCAGCAGATCCAAGAGCAGCGGCGGCAGCGGGACGATGAGGATCGCAACGATGCACAGGACGAGTGCGGCAAACCCGTACGTCGGCACACGGCTCATCGCAAGCCGCCGGTCTTGTGCAGATCCGCTACGATCTCGGCCACGGCCACATACGATTCCACCGGAATGTAGTCGTCAACGTGCGCGCTCGCGTACAGTAGGCGCGCTACTTCGACATTGCGCACGAGCGGAACGCCGCAGTCGGCCGCGATCTCGCGAACGCGCTGCGCGGCTGCATCCGCCGCGCGCACGAGCACGCGCGGCACCGGCACCGCGGGCGGCCGGTACTCGAGCGCAACCGCAATATGCTCGGGGTTGCATACCACGAATGCTGCATCTCTGACGCGCCGCAACGAGCCGCGCGCAAATTGCCGGTACAGCGAGCGCCGGCGGCTGCGCGCCAGCGGATCGCCGTCGTGCTCTTTGCGATCGCGCTGCAGCTCTTCGTGCGACATGCGTAGGCGCCGGCGCCAGCGGCGCAGCTGCGTCGCGAAATCCGCCACCGCGAAGATTCCGCCGGCAGCGCATGCGGCTGCGGCCGCGCGCAGTGACCCATGCCAAGCCGCGTCCGCCAGACCATCGACGCTCGCGCCGTGCAGCGATGCGCCGGCGACGCCGCGTGCCGCGGCCAGCGCTGCCGCAGCCGCGCAGACAAATGCCAGCAAACCCCGCAGCAAGCCGATCGCCGTTTCGCGCGACAGAATTCGCTTCAAATTTTCAGCCGGCGAGAGACGCTCGAGTTTCGGGGCCGGCGGCGCAAAACGCATGCCTCCGGCTTGCAGTACCGCGCACGCGATCGCCGCCGCAGCGCTCGCGCAAACCGGGACGAGAACCAGCGCGCCGGCTCGAACGGCGAGCGGAAACCAGTCGGCCCGCCGCAATGCTGCGGCCAGTAACGCATGCAACGTAGCGCCCAGAGGGAAAGCGATTGCGGCAACCGCTGCCGCTCCGGCAGCGAAAGCGCACAGCGAACTCAAGTCTTGCGACCGCGCAGCGTCGCCCTCACGCCGCGCCTTTTCAAGCCGCGACTGTGTCGCTTCGAACTGTTTGTCAGCCATGCATGAACGGCAGCCGCAGCCACGGCACGCCGCTCCGCGCGAACAGCACCGGAATCGTGGCGATCGTCGCCAGCAGTGCCGCGCCGAACATCACCGGAAACGTGAGCGTGAAGCCGGCAAAACGCGGCGTCACCCGCGCCAGCGAACCGAGCGCGCATTGCGCCACAAAGACGAGCGCGATCGCGGGTCCGGCGACAAACAGCGCAGCTTCGACGATGCCGGCCGGCAACATGACCGCGTACAAATAAAGTTCGCGCTCGTCCGGCACGCGCCCGGCGGGCATTACGTCAAACGTATGCGCGAATGCAAGGATCGCGATGCGGTAGCCGCCCAGCAAGAAAAAACCCGCCGTAAAAATTAGCGACCATATGCGGCCGAAGCCGCTGGCGGCATAGACTTGTGCGTTGGGAACGCTGCCGCGAATGCCGATATAATCGTCGAGCGCACGCCCTCCCGCATAGGCGCCGTCGTATAAGATCGATGCCGCGACGCCGATCGCTGCGCCGATCGCGAGTTCGAGTGCAACGGCCGCCACCAGCGCGATACTGCCGGGCGCCGGCGCGCGGACCGAAGGGAACAGCGCGATCGCAAGAACCAAAGCTAACCCGGCGCGGATGGGCGCCGGCACCGC from Candidatus Rubrimentiphilum sp. includes:
- a CDS encoding EscU/YscU/HrcU family type III secretion system export apparatus switch protein — translated: MADKQFEATQSRLEKARREGDAARSQDLSSLCAFAAGAAAVAAIAFPLGATLHALLAAALRRADWFPLAVRAGALVLVPVCASAAAAIACAVLQAGGMRFAPPAPKLERLSPAENLKRILSRETAIGLLRGLLAFVCAAAAALAAARGVAGASLHGASVDGLADAAWHGSLRAAAAACAAGGIFAVADFATQLRRWRRRLRMSHEELQRDRKEHDGDPLARSRRRSLYRQFARGSLRRVRDAAFVVCNPEHIAVALEYRPPAVPVPRVLVRAADAAAQRVREIAADCGVPLVRNVEVARLLYASAHVDDYIPVESYVAVAEIVADLHKTGGLR
- a CDS encoding flagellar biosynthetic protein FliR yields the protein MSGAGLLVFARCAGFVFRAPGLSHPAVPAPIRAGLALVLAIALFPSVRAPAPGSIALVAAVALELAIGAAIGVAASILYDGAYAGGRALDDYIGIRGSVPNAQVYAASGFGRIWSLIFTAGFFLLGGYRIAILAFAHTFDVMPAGRVPDERELYLYAVMLPAGIVEAALFVAGPAIALVFVAQCALGSLARVTPRFAGFTLTFPVMFGAALLATIATIPVLFARSGVPWLRLPFMHG